The region ATTAAAGAATTACAGGCTAAAGTTCAATTTAAAGTTGCTATGAATAATTCAGGATGAGATAATTAATCAATCTGATTCAAGGTTTTTGTATGATATCAGCCATGCATATTGGAGTTCTGTAAAAAGAGGAGAAAGTTTTGAAAATTATGTTTCTAAATTGCCACTTGATAAGGTATATGAGATACATATAAATGGTTGGGAAGAAAAAGATGGTATTATACAAGGACATACAAAAATACAGGATGAGGGATATGACTACCTTAATGACTTACTATCCACTTATCCTATAGAAATTGTAACCCTTGAGTATGGAAGGCATTATGACAAAATTGATTCTGGATGTCCACTAGTAAATATAGATAAAGTTAATCCAGATGCTAAAGTGGAAGTAGAAGAACAATTGTTGAGGCTCAAAGAAATTATAGTTTAAGACGATTTGCTAATAGTATATAAAAACATTTGGAGTTGATATATAAATGGAAAAAGAATTTGGAGTAGTTGTATATCAACCAATTGTAGAAGATATGGAAATGAATGATGTCTTTTCTTTAGTATTTAACAGTAAAGATAGAAAAATAATTAATAGGTGTTAAAATTTATACAAATATCAAAATAATATTGCTGGCTGCTTTGAATGGTTTTATCAATCCATTTGAAGACAGCCACTTTTATTTAAAGAAATTATCATTAGCAAATAAAGAGAAGAATTAAAAAATGATTGATATATTTATATGAACCATATATGATATAAATATAGAAGGAGTGAGAAAATGTTATATCAGGAAAACCTTCAGGAAGAAGTAAAAGCTCATGAGAAAAAAATAAGCTGTTATGTATATAAGAGTTCTCAGCCCAATTTTCCAAATCATTGCCATACTCACCTTGAATTAATTTATATTTTAAACGGCCAGATGAAATTATTCCTTGATGGTAAATCTAAAGTGTGTAAGAAGGGTGATTTAGTTTTTATTCCAGTATTAAAACCACATGCTATTTCATATGTAGATAATCAATCCTCAGAACACATGATATTACAGTTAAGTATGAACTTTTTAGATGCAGGTAATATGGGTTTTACTGACAAGACTATGCTTGTTCAAGGGAAAAAGATTAAAAAGGATATGGTGATTAATATAGTTGATAAAAGTCCTATCGGTCAAATGATATTGAAACTACATTCGCTTTGTGAAAAAGATAAAGCAAAGGCTAGTTTTCCCAATCAGGAATACACTTTTGAAAAGGGGAAAATCACAAATATATGGAAATTAAAAGGATTGGTTTTAGAATTATTTTCTGAGTTAGTTGAGAATGATTATCTTGTGTTCTCAGATAATACAGATGATTTAGAAGATCTTCATGAGCTTTACCGCATTCAACCTGTTTTACATTCAATGATAAGTTATCCCAAAGAAAATATGTCTATGGAAGATGCAGCTAAAATGGCTAATATGAGTTATTATAATTTTTCTCGTACTTTTAAAAGATTGTTGGGACATAGTTTTATTGATTATAAAAATTTGTTACGTGTTCGTAAGGCTGAAGAACTCTTGTATGAAACTGATAAAACTATTACTGAAATTGCAGAATTAATTAATTTTGGTAGTCTTAGTTACTTTAATCGTATATTTAAGAAGTATAGTAAATTAAGTCCTTCTGAATATAGAAAAAAATATGCCAGCAAAAAAAGACAAGAAAATAGCAAATTAAATAATAGTCAGAAAAGTTACTCTTAGTTATAATTATATTATAAAAGTAAAGTTAGATATCTTTTAATATGTATAATTAATTTAAAATATTAATTTTGAGGAGGACTAAAATGAAAAAATTTAATTTTGTAACTTTTATAATTTTATTAACATTAGTCTTAATTATGAATACCAATGTTTTTGCTAATGTGATTGATAGTGTTATTGATATAGATAATACTCATCAAACAATTACCGGTTTTGGAGGATCATTTGCCTGGTGGTCTGATTGGTTACCTGAACATAAACACAGTCAAGAAATTTATGATCTTCTTTTTAAGGATGCAGGTTTATCTATAGTCCGCTTAA is a window of Halanaerobiaceae bacterium ANBcell28 DNA encoding:
- a CDS encoding AraC family transcriptional regulator — translated: MLYQENLQEEVKAHEKKISCYVYKSSQPNFPNHCHTHLELIYILNGQMKLFLDGKSKVCKKGDLVFIPVLKPHAISYVDNQSSEHMILQLSMNFLDAGNMGFTDKTMLVQGKKIKKDMVINIVDKSPIGQMILKLHSLCEKDKAKASFPNQEYTFEKGKITNIWKLKGLVLELFSELVENDYLVFSDNTDDLEDLHELYRIQPVLHSMISYPKENMSMEDAAKMANMSYYNFSRTFKRLLGHSFIDYKNLLRVRKAEELLYETDKTITEIAELINFGSLSYFNRIFKKYSKLSPSEYRKKYASKKRQENSKLNNSQKSYS
- a CDS encoding DUF692 family multinuclear iron-containing protein, with the translated sequence MNQSDSRFLYDISHAYWSSVKRGESFENYVSKLPLDKVYEIHINGWEEKDGIIQGHTKIQDEGYDYLNDLLSTYPIEIVTLEYGRHYDKIDSGCPLVNIDKVNPDAKVEVEEQLLRLKEIIV